The region GAGAATCGGGCGATGCAGCTCCTTGGTGGTCAGATCGAGGGATTCAAGCTCGCTGCTGCCGTACCGGTCGGAGATGAAGACGAGATTCTTGCCGTCTTTCGTGAAGCACGGAAACGACTCGTTCACGCCTTTGGTATCGGTGAGGCGGATGATCCCCTGGGCCATCGTCGAGATCATGTACAGGTCGTTCGTGCCGTCGTCCGTAAGGACGGAAACGGCGATCCATTCACCGCTCGGCGACCAGTCGGCGGCCGTCACCCGGAGATCCTGGGAGATCTTGACCGCGGTTTTCTGTTCGATGCTGTAGGTATACAGGGCGGCGACGTTATCGCAGGTCGAGTACATGATGAATTTTCCGTCGGGCGAGAAGCCCTCGAACGCGCTTCCCTCGAACAACTTTCTGATCTTCTTGCCGTCGCGGCTGAGGAGATAGACTTCGGAGCGCATGTCGGGCAGCTTGTTGGTAAAGCCGATCCAGCCGCTCGCTTCGCAGAGTTTTGGGAAAACGATGTTGGAGTAGGCCGGCGTGATGCGTTCTTTCCCCGTTCCGTCCGGGTTGATGAAGGCGAGATAGGTCTTCCCGGCCTCGGACGTATCGACGTACAGAATTTTGCCTTCGGGAGCCGGGCCATCGGCCGCCCACACCCGGGGTGCGACGCAGAGAACCGCAGCGAGCAGCGACACGGCAACGCCGATCAAAAGCCTCTTCATGAACCCCTCCTGTTCCGGTCATCAAAAAAATCGGGCGAGGTTGCCCTCGCCCGTTGAGTATAAACGAATTCTTCCGTGAAGCCAACTGGCTTCTTACATGTTGAACAGTTTCTTCAGGGGCTCGAACGCATCGACCTGTTCCTGCCGGTCCTTGATGATTGCCTTGGCTGTCTTGACGTCCTTCAGGAGCTGCTCGACCTCCTTGGCGTTCTTGGGATCATACTGGTCGATCTTGCCGAGCTTGGCTTCGAGATCCTTGATCTTGTCGTTGTTCGTCTTGATCTCGGCGGCGGCGGTGTCGGCCTTGCTCTTTGCCTGCCCGTAGACGTCCTTGAACTCGCCGTAGGCCTTTTCGAGACGCTCGCGCGCCTGCTCGACGCGTTTCGCGCTGGAGTTGATATCGTCGTCGAAGGGGTTCCACGCGTGGTTCGTGACGTCCTGGGTGCGGACATTCTTTTCATGGGCGGCATGCGCAGTCCTGAGCTCACTCTCGAGATCGTTGAGGTTCTTCAGCGTGAGGAACTGCTCGAAGGGCGATGCCTTGAAGAACGTGGGAGGCATGAGCCTGATGGCGGACATGAGAGCCGAATGATAATCACTGCTCTTCCCGATCAGGTTGGCGATGCCAATTTCCTTGAGGTCTCTTTCGAAGTATTTGTTTGCAGCGACATCGGCGTCCTTCTTCGCCTGCTCGGCCTTCTTGGCCTCTTCAGCCTTTTTGGCCTCCTCAGCCTTCTTGGCTTCCTCGGCTTTTTTGGCCTCTTCGGCCTTCTTCGCCTCTTCGGTTTTCTTGGCATCGGCCGCCTTCTTGGCTTCC is a window of Candidatus Ozemobacteraceae bacterium DNA encoding:
- a CDS encoding DUF5050 domain-containing protein, which gives rise to MKRLLIGVAVSLLAAVLCVAPRVWAADGPAPEGKILYVDTSEAGKTYLAFINPDGTGKERITPAYSNIVFPKLCEASGWIGFTNKLPDMRSEVYLLSRDGKKIRKLFEGSAFEGFSPDGKFIMYSTCDNVAALYTYSIEQKTAVKISQDLRVTAADWSPSGEWIAVSVLTDDGTNDLYMISTMAQGIIRLTDTKGVNESFPCFTKDGKNLVFISDRYGSSELESLDLTTKELHRPILSGLYPTVAPDDRWLAYEKGDHVHIARTNGLDIKILAQGRTPFWVK